One segment of Lachancea thermotolerans CBS 6340 chromosome E complete sequence DNA contains the following:
- the TIM18 gene encoding Tim18p (weakly similar to uniprot|Q08749 Saccharomyces cerevisiae YOR297C TIM18 mitochondrial inner membrane translocase), translated as MLKRCFESNLRSGTRSVLTRAKLSQHRPSIGLRPMSLKPNFSKLKIVPPPPGGVEGGVNDPLKPVEIDYFHGSYHWDYERITAVMLVPLTLVPMYGALSSGTLYPLLDAMLCSVLLIHSQLGITSCIIDYIPKRKFGIWHKLAMGMLYTGSAVGLYGVYELETSNNGLVDLIGRLWKEDESGLTIFSRF; from the coding sequence ATGTTGAAACGATGCTTTGAATCAAATTTGCGGAGTGGCACTAGGTCCGTGCTCACTCGTGCCAAGCTCAGTCAGCACCGTCCCAGTATAGGCCTTAGGCCGATGTCGTTGAAACCCAACTTCAGCAAACTAAAGATCGTTCCACCACCACCTGGGGGTGTGGAAGGAGGTGTCAACGATCCGCTAAAGCCAGTCGAGATCGACTACTTCCATGGTTCGTACCATTGGGACTATGAACGGATCACTGCGGTGATGCTCGTTCCTCTGACACTAGTTCCCATGTATGGTGCACTCTCCAGTGGCACGCTTTACCCGCTGCTTGATGCAATGCTTTGTAGTGTGCTACTGATCCACTCGCAGCTCGGGATTACCAGCTGTATCATAGACTACATTCCTAAGCGCAAGTTCGGGATATGGCACAAACTGGCTATGGGAATGCTTTACACAGGCAGTGCGGTTGGCCTGTATGGAGTCTACGAGCTGGAAACTAGTAACAACGGGCTTGTTGACCTGATCGGCAGGCTCTGGAAAGAAGATGAGTCGGGGCTCACTATCTTCTCGAGGTTCTGA
- the RNH1 gene encoding RNA-DNA hybrid ribonuclease (similar to uniprot|Q04740 Saccharomyces cerevisiae YMR234W RNH1 Ribonuclease H1 removes RNA primers during Okazaki fragment synthesis degrades RNA attached to the 5'-end of a DNA strand): protein MAKNSFYAVQNGRSTGVFNNWDTCKSLVSGFPGARYKKFDTMAEAQSFAEQGKSFSKPSSSLRVPQSRQAYRESQSSQIGYGPHTMKSERSSGERNGPRDSRSLASKVKAGRTREMSPTRSSILRNNQESRKRGQKASQRFYGVKSSNPNYESKIFESWPECQRYVSRKSGISFKKLDSLEEAQNFINGTSSKDFEFIGQDQEQFLSQYSRVPEEGAVVQDCNVYCDGSALSNGTRSSRAGYGVYFEQDGGNNISEPLLEGAQTNNRAEIQAVSSALDQIWTNLTANKKNLRYQIKTDSEYVAKLLNDRYMGYSVQKLEQLPNSDLIAPLVQKFVKVKKFYEINEEVFGSSKFHIEWVRGHAGEAGNEKADELARLGASKS from the coding sequence ATGGCCAAGAATTCGTTCTACGCGGTGCAAAATGGTCGCTCAACAGGCGTATTTAACAACTGGGATACTTGCAAATCATTAGTGAGTGGCTTTCCAGGCGCCAGGTACAAGAAGTTTGACACAATGGCGGAGGCACAGTCTTTCGCCGAGCAGGGAAAATCGTTCTCAAAACCATCCTCTAGCTTAAGAGTGCCGCAGTCTCGTCAGGCTTATAGAGAGTCGCAGAGCTCGCAGATCGGTTACGGGCCTCACACCATGAAAAGTGAACGCTCTTCTGGAGAGCGGAATGGACCTCGTGATAGCCGGAGCTTAGCCTCAAAGGTGAAGGCAGGCCGCACCCGCGAAATGTCACCAACTAGGTCATCGATCTTAAGGAATAACCAAGAAAGTCGAAAGAGGGGCCAAAAGGCTAGTCAAAGATTCTACGGTGTTAAAAGCTCAAACCCCAACTACGAAAGCAAGATTTTCGAGAGCTGGCCTGAGTGTCAGCGATATGTGTCACGCAAAAGCGGTATatcattcaaaaaacttgatagccttgaagaagcccaaaacttcatcaatgGCACGAGCTCCAAAGATTTTGAGTTTATTGGCCAAGATCAAGAGCAGTTCCTCTCGCAATACTCGAGAGTACCCGAAGAGGGTGCTGTGGTCCAGGACTGTAATGTTTATTGCGATGGATCTGCTCTAAGCAATGGCACACGGTCCTCTCGCGCGGGATATGGCGTCTACTTCGAACAAGACGGGGGGAATAACATATCAGAGCCCCTGCTTGAGGGAGCGCAGACTAATAACCGTGCCGAGATTCAAGCTGTGTCAAGCGCGCTAGACCAAATCTGGACAAATCTCACTGCCAATaaaaaaaacttgagatATCAAATCAAGACTGACTCAGAATACGTAGCGAAACTGCTGAATGATCGCTACATGGGATACAGCGTGCAGAAACTCGAGCAGCTGCCAAACAGCGACCTGATCGCGCCTCTGGTTCAGAAATTTGTTAAGGTCAAAAAGTTCTACGAGATTAATGAGGAGGTATTCGGAAGTTCAAAGTTTCACATCGAGTGGGTTAGAGGACACGCGGGAGAAGCGGGTAATGAGAAGGCGGATGAACTCGCCAGGTTGGGCGCCAGCAAATCTTAA
- a CDS encoding uncharacterized protein (similar to uniprot|Q08748 Saccharomyces cerevisiae YOR296W Hypothetical ORF) has product MAARHVSASSTISSGSTSNLLMSGAPVPSMTQPELDAILHYTLKVILIEYINEPRFKIRAVKPRGPVRTASKSTKEKRNKRSSWLFSDDGARKDQAEAKQLQKLTPTLENYLRMVAIDKIKVKQTQLRRSLLKLYNDAFLDPHASRSLLSLTRLEELVMLFTKAANGELAKVGNTSKTKEELYSQVCCFLDTITQLATQQESSKSRLVTRIHEYKKQFSNPKSMEPLFSSLPSNGSNTELSEPAVKPTFKLSDVAHSAYLMELFNMSEIELQQILIKNVNETNNSIFGRSMRALKAKVALQDNTESAYAFPITKSFEEWKTSEMQELDALIAKFGRHGASEYEATDLSRSIPEKARDLYTGLARLILEKELSAGPATSILPKDAVFLLTKCAYYWRVDLSSTKATLLYTAANAGPLSGETNASEKFEMLFKIISTKALSKEEDLGSLPTWRIIDQQEWMSNLTITFEQCMNSINLCLSAIYQKLMPKFSPILSIYYTYIEPGFELLGHNIAETNLFKKHSRRLHRVLFRTSEQYYVSLVKGLPRDGSLEIHNVKHIADQILKNLQDIQKKYKNPLLDQINLASECAKVLIEAFGVDCSAMLAQVERFSKAENQNKIPLYDATETYKTLRELRDVYAQVQPSKKFPFKLEKHFLKYLSELCDDCCSGTLAVVKTALEKEDWEPADMSETYSTSVIDIFKMIHESFDLFLKLGWADQYQISKICTFLLKSVADGLSYYANTVANLVESEMNISQSEEGEFAETENERKVLDVISQTAAAKMKNTWLYSEMRSALKSSDVVIPKPYEFQSKTCTCLNNLNQMMQMISDLEERINPEEMSSVVNQHERLDAKRRMMTDRQNKGLKHLYTVKIIRAENVQVTSHNAGLLSTVSIVDAKNKREVAKTREVLKASRPVWNEEFEIEIPVNDTRPFSFILWHHKPKSDSTSSRMSGRSFLYLDPHKFKNDGYPQDVCLNLDTHGQLFLQISVETERVDALFAMGRAFRSLSRARDRSIELMVSKFQVFVHFAFSRTTLKTICGANGQIRPSNTEIYDSIVPLFDYLNANLNILASRLSRELLHKIMLEAWEEILNEADALLLPFLSDAPRAYQRSVKNKSIWENAVDVAKLGMSASSGSERPLTQIEIDTVFEWLRALCIDFFHNNGEGPPLTDLKNMHYQALLLIPVFYDKNVSELKNEADALNRDYRKSMFGVNNNDADGPRRANSNLRRANTLARKRTIIANSSRKRRLEVDKEIKASEENPAENIVSTQDVILRILIAKGEAEFVLESLSLRERVSKALRTEQIVKAAKKSY; this is encoded by the coding sequence ATGGCAGCCAGGCATGTGTCGGCCTCTAGTACCATAAGCTCGGGTAGCACCAGCAATCTGCTAATGTCTGGTGCTCCCGTGCCCAGCATGACGCagcctgagcttgatgcGATTCTTCACTACACTCTTAAGGTCATTTTGATCGAATACATTAACGAGCCCAGGTTCAAAATCAGGGCAGTAAAGCCAAGGGGTCCTGTCAGAACCGCTAGCAAGAGTACGAAGGAGAAGAGGAACAAACGGTCAtcttggcttttttcaGATGATGGAGCAAGAAAGGATCAGGCAGAGGcaaagcagcttcaaaaattgacaCCTACGCTCGAAAACTACCTCAGGATGGTGGCAATAGACAAGATTAAAGTGAAACAAACGCAACTACGACGCagtcttttgaagctctaCAATGATGCCTTTTTGGACCCACATGCCTCCAGAAGCTTACTGTCATTGACGCGACTTGAGGAGCTTGTAATGTTATTCACTAAAGCTGCGAACGGAGAATTGGCCAAGGTCGGGAATACttccaaaaccaaagagGAACTCTATAGCCAAGTTTGTTGTTTTCTGGATACCATAACTCAGCTTGCGACACAGCAAGAAAGCTCCAAGAGCCGATTAGTGACTCGAATTCACGAATACAAGAAACAGTTTAGTAACCCCAAATCGATGGAGCCTcttttttcatctttgcCTAGTAATGGCTCTAATACCGAGCTTTCGGAACCCGCTGTCAAGCCTACGTTTAAGCTCTCTGACGTCGCACATTCTGCTTACCTGATGGAATTGTTTAACATGTCAGAAATTGAGCTTCAGCAGATCTTGATTAAAAATGTGAATGAAACGAACAACTCAATTTTCGGACGCTCCATGCGAGCGCTGAAGGCTAAAGTTGCGCTTCAAGACAATACAGAGTCCGCATATGCATTTCCAATTACAAAATCATTTGAAGAATGGAAAACAAGCGAAatgcaagagcttgatgcGTTAATTGCGAAGTTTGGCCGTCACGGTGCCTCTGAATATGAGGCTACAGACCTTTCGCGGAGTATCCCTGAAAAGGCGAGAGACCTTTATACAGGGTTAGCACGTCTTATACTCGAAAAGGAACTTTCTGCAGGCCCTGCGACTTCGATACTGCCGAAGGATGCCGTATTTCTTCTAACAAAGTGCGCATACTATTGGAGAGTCGATCTTTCATCTACAAAAGCAACACTTTTGTATACTGCAGCAAATGCAGGTCCTTTGAGCGGTGAAACGAATGCCTCcgaaaagtttgaaatgctcttcaaaatcatatcAACAAAAGCGTTGTCTAAAGAGGAAGATCTGGGTTCCTTACCGACTTGGAGGATCATAGACCAGCAGGAATGGATGTCGAATTTAACAATAACTTTCGAGCAATGTATGAATTCCATTAATCTGTGCTTAAGCGCTATCTATCAGAAGCTCAtgccaaaattttcacCGATCCTAAGCATTTACTACACATACATTGAACCTGGATTTGAACTTTTGGGTCATAATATTGCTGAAAcaaatcttttcaaaaagcactCCAGAAGGTTGCACCGCGTTTTGTTTAGAACGAGTGAGCAATACTACGTGTCGTTAGTTAAAGGACTGCCAAGAGATGGATCACTGGAAATCCACAACGTGAAGCATATTGCAGACCAAATATTaaaaaaccttcaagacATACAAAAGAAGTATAAGAATCCACTGCTCGACCAAATAAACCTTGCTTCCGAGTGTGCCAAAGTTCTTATTGAAGCATTCGGAGTAGACTGTTCGGCTATGCTGGCTCAAGTTGAACGTTTCTCCAAAGCTGAGAACCAGAACAAAATTCCTCTGTATGATGCTACGGAGACATACAAAACTTTAAGGGAGCTTCGGGACGTCTACGCTCAAGTTCAACCGTCCAAGAAATTTCCATTCAAACTGGAAAAACACTTTCTCAAGTATCTATCTGAGCTTTGCGATGACTGCTGCTCGGGTACTCTGGCTGTTGTCAAAACAGCccttgagaaagaagattgGGAGCCTGCAGATATGTCGGAAACCTACAGCACATCCGTAATTGACATTTTTAAAATGATTCACGAGTCATTCGATTTATTTCTGAAGCTTGGATGGGCCGACCAGTACCAAATATCTAAAATTTGCACCTTTCTGCTAAAATCTGTCGCAGATGGCTTAAGTTACTACGCGAATACAGTTGCAAACTTGGTGGAGAGTGAAATGAACATTAGCCAGAGCGAGGAAGGAGAATTTGCGGAAACGGAAAACGAAAGAAAAGTCTTGGACGTAATCTCGCAGACTGCGGCAgcaaaaatgaaaaatacATGGTTATACAGTGAAATGAGAAGTGCATTAAAGTCGAGTGATGTTGTGATTCCCAAGCCATATGAGTTTCAGAGTAAAACCTGCACATGCTTAAACAACCTCAATCAAATGATGCAAATGATCAGCGATCTTGAAGAGCGCATCAATCCTGAGGAAATGTCGAGTGTGGTGAACCAACACGAGCGGCTCGACGCAAAACGCCGAATGATGACGGACCGACAAAATAAGGGACTAAAACACTTGTACACAGTCAAGATTATTCGTGCTGAAAATGTCCAAGTGACATCACACAACGCCGGCCTTCTGAGTACTGTTAGTATCGTTGAcgcaaaaaataaaagaGAGGTTGCAAAAACTCGTGAGGTGCTGAAAGCGTCTCGTCCAGTATGGaatgaagaatttgaaattgaaattcCTGTCAACGATACGCGGCCATTCAGTTTCATTCTATGGCACCATAAGCCTAAGTCCGATTCAACTTCCTCCAGAATGTCTGGCAGGAGTTTCTTGTACTTGGATCCGCAtaagttcaaaaatgatgGGTACCCTCAAGATGTCTGCCTGAACCTCGATACCCATGGTCAGTTATTTTTGCAGATTTCTGTCGAGACAGAAAGGGTCGATGCATTGTTTGCTATGGGCAGGGCTTTTAGGTCGTTAAGCCGCGCTCGCGACAGATCTATTGAGCTGATGGTGAGCAAattccaagtttttgtgCATTTTGCATTCTCAAGGACTACTTTGAAGACAATCTGCGGTGCCAACGGTCAAATTCGCCCTAGCAATACCGAAATTTATGATTCAATAGTTCCATTGTTTGACTACTTGAACGCCAACTTGAATATTTTAGCTTCTCGTCTATCTCGAGAATTGCTCCACAAAATTATGCTGGAAGCCTGGGAGGAGATATTGAACGAAGCAGACGCTCTTTTACTTCCCTTTCTTTCAGATGCGCCAAGAGCTTACCAACGAAGTGtgaaaaacaaatcaaTTTGGGAAAATGCTGTTGATGTTGCTAAGCTTGGGATGAGTGCATCCTCGGGGTCTGAAAGACCCTTGACCCAGATCGAAATTGATACTGTGTTTGAATGGTTAAGAGCCCTGTGCATAGATTTTTTCCACAATAATGGAGAAGGACCGCCTTTAACAGATTTAAAGAATATGCACTACCAGGCACTACTACTAATCCCTGTATTTTACGACAAAAATGTCTCTGAGCTCAAGAACGAAGCAGACGCACTTAACAGAGACTACCGTAAGTCCATGTTTGGTGTCAATAATAATGACGCCGACGGGCCAAGGAGGGCTAACTCCAACTTAAGAAGAGCTAACACGCTTGCACGCAAAAGAACTATTATCGCGAATTCttcaaggaaaagaaggcttgAAGTTGACAAGGAGATCAAAGCAtctgaagaaaacccaGCCGAAAACATAGTCTCCACTCAAGATGTTATTCTACGAATTTTGATTGCAAAAGGCGAAGCTGAATTTGTGCTAGAGAGTTTATCTCTCCGAGAAAGAGTTTCGAAAGCATTGCGTACAGAGCAAATAGTCAAGGCtgccaaaaaaagctactAA
- a CDS encoding KLTH0E04246p (similar to uniprot|Q05024 Saccharomyces cerevisiae YMR233W and to uniprot|Q08747 Saccharomyces cerevisiae YOR295W UAF30) — MAELDTYISMIDAILGVSDPDEVSAKRIRRAIQELFAVDLEPERKKVNALIIERFNRLQDARAEVSQDELVEDDAKVARTLAKKVNGKAKKDSRNTKVKKKRKVSESSNSLNQKKMQLSDELQKLVGEPEMARTQVVKKVWEHIKEQDLQNPQDRREILCDELMKPIFGDKTTMFALNKSLSKHIYSRDKKVQATEPAGSPFTTEVSTA, encoded by the exons ATGGCAGAGCTGGATACTTACATCTCTATGATCGAC GCAATCTTAGGCGTCTCCGATCCAGATGAAGTTAGTGCCAAAAGAATCAGAAGAGCCATACAAGAACTGTTTGCGGTAGACCTTGAGCCAGAGAGGAAGAAAGTCAATGCACTGATTATCGAGCGTTTCAACCGCCTTCAAGACGCTCGTGCCGAAGTTTCACAGGACGAATTGGTTGAAGATGACGCCAAAGTAGCTAGAACGCTCGCCAAAAAGGTCAACGGCAAGGCCAAAAAAGACAGCAGAAACAccaaagtcaaaaagaagcgcaaggTCAGTGAGTCCAGCAATAGCTTGAAccaaaagaaaatgcaactaagcgatgagctgcaAAAGCTGGTTGGTGAGCCTGAGATGGCTCGTACGCAGGTGGTgaaaaaagtttgggaACACatcaaagaacaagatctGCAAAACCCACAAGATAGGAGGGAGATTCTCTGCGATGAGTTGATGAAGCCAATCTTTGGGGACAAAACCACTATGTTCGCattgaacaaaagtttGTCTAAACATATTTATAGTCGGGACAAGAAAGTCCAAGCGACGGAACCTGCTGGAAGCCCTTTTACTACAGAGGTGTCTACCGCTTAA
- the RRS1 gene encoding ribosome biogenesis protein RRS1 (highly similar to uniprot|Q08746 Saccharomyces cerevisiae YOR294W RRS1 Essential protein that binds ribosomal protein L11 and is required for nuclear export of the 60S pre-ribosomal subunit during ribosome biogenesis mouse homolog shows altered expression in Huntington's disease model mice), which produces MSSFAEEKKNLPVTVEKPIPVTYDLGNLAVFDSNTLDRNDLDSSNAQREENIKKISRDNVQLMINQILSLPIKSTTESANGTSGQSASMTLVQLPEPTSELPREKPLPKPKAPSKWEQFAAKKGIKPKERSGKMVYDEDAGQWVPKWGFNGANKKLDKQWLVEVDDEPKKAGDDLIDPRSLSRAERKKLIKKNELQHKRNMKGAN; this is translated from the coding sequence ATGTCATCATTTGCcgaagagaagaagaatctGCCTGTTACAGTCGAGAAGCCCATTCCTGTCACATATGACCTCGGGAACTTGGCTGTGTTTGACTCCAACACACTTGACAGAAATGACCTAGACTCATCCAACGCGCAGCGCGAGGAGAACATAAAGAAAATCTCTCGTGACAACGTCCAACTTATGATCAACCAGATCTTATCATTGCCTATCAAGAGTACCACAGAGTCTGCCAACGGCACCAGCGGTCAGAGTGCCAGTATGACTTTGGTCCAGCTTCCAGAGCCTACCTCTGAGCTTCCCAGAGAGAAACCACTGCCCAAACCTAAAGCCCCTAGTAAGTGGGAACAATTTGCGGCCAAAAAGGGTATCAAGCCAAAGGAAAGATCTGGCAAGATGGTTTACGATGAGGATGCTGGCCAGTGGGTTCCAAAGTGGGGGTTCAACGGTGCTAACAAAAAGCTCGACAAACAATGGCTGGTGGAAGTTGATGATGAGCCTAAAAAGGCTGGCGACGACCTCATTGACCCTAGAAGCTTGAGTAGAGCCgagaggaagaagttgatcaagaagaacgaACTCCAGCATAAGCGGAACATGAAAGGGGCCAACTAG
- the FUS2 gene encoding Fus2p (similar to uniprot|Q05670 Saccharomyces cerevisiae YMR232W FUS2 Cytoplasmic protein localized to the shmoo tip required for the alignment of parental nuclei before nuclear fusion during mating): protein MIKSTNSIYQLDYPAKSTLTPIRDSREAFFPNRGSSAYKNGSQLRETLPFNPYAKSMWTSECHYKASAKYPVAAKTHSIHTKPPKSRGFQRSASILISSTEPLNLDFEKAPTKPASTSEFVGKKFFDAFYDFLGREEDYAYMTDMLNMIYRKELHHKKASGKLMAQSSNEEILLFGNMDTISQLSRILVKSLRNYVSSCCKSGTACARWSGPDASFEIPESFAEHFDPAEFFESHLSKIRSTYSTYFLSHRRQLELLEHLKKTKSTLFYRWYESCLDKADLVKIEDIIAAPVKRLGEFYKDILNIIREGEDFLSGSALEKLRMFADKFHSFLSTAETLLDEGAVAKEQAPFDSRSSNISNHLTVPLEGNSCRSSETHLSLSSSRYSDHLSVGDMDAAVISSHVKLNEAENEDPTLADYISRFKQVGKHMEKLEKELSDLDIAAILDQNMRQAEEWRKIFEFEPLSQLLTEQPNVESIYTIYINKLHQQRQEVMLTKLGDLQEKVIAPLTLAKQSSKMIQSKIQDLKELKKDYMSFLGSKDARSIKFKLIANHFQSTQRELLDGIPKYLDLISQFTILLMRSYNQIMMKYMEILSGGKRLLTRELQMLEKGEREQGDNFDILQSFASSRFYTKQLIHENWNCHGRAVESRVVRKLFEI from the coding sequence atgatTAAATCCACCAACTCAATATATCAGCTGGATTACCCAGCAAAGTCAACGCTTACGCCTATTCGCGATAGTAGGGAAGCCTTTTTTCCTAATAGGGGGTCAAGCGCATACAAGAATGGGTCACAGCTTCGAGAAACCTTACCCTTTAATCCTTACGCAAAGTCCATGTGGACAAGCGAATGTCATTACAAAGCCAGCGCGAAATATCCAGTAGCTGCGAAAACTCATAGCATTCACACTAAGCCCCCAAAATCACGGGGCTTTCAACGGTCGGCCTCCATACTGATATCTTCAACGGAACCTCTCAACTTggactttgaaaaagctccAACAAAGCCGGCTTCTACTTCCGAGTTTGTAGGAAAGAAATTCTTTGATGCATTTTACGACTTTCTGGGACGAGAGGAGGATTATGCATATATGACTGATATGCTCAACATGATTTATCGAAAGGAGCTGCACCACAAGAAGGCAAGCGGAAAACTTATGGCGCAGAGCTCTAACGAAGAAATTCTGTTATTTGGAAACATGGATACAATATCTCAGCTCAGCCGAATTCTTGTAAAATCCCTACGAAATTATGTGTCATCATGCTGTAAATCAGGAACTGCATGCGCAAGGTGGTCAGGGCCTGACgcaagttttgaaattccCGAATCTTTCGCTGAACATTTTGATCCAGCtgagttttttgaatcGCACTTAAGCAAAATCAGATCCACCTACAGTACTTACTTTTTGAGCCACCGGAGACAGCTTGAGTTGCTCGAGCATCTCAAAAAGACGAAATCCACGCTGTTCTATAGATGGTATGAGAGCTGTCTAGACAAAGCCGACCTCGTGAAGATCGAGGACATAATAGCAGCTCCTGTCAAACGACTAGGAGAGTTTTACAAAGACATACTGAACATTATCAGAGAGGGAGAAGATTTTCTGTCGGGCAGTGCATTGGAAAAGTTAAGAATGTTCGCCGACAAGTTTCATTCTTTCTTAAGCACTGCCGAAACACTCTTGGATGAGGGGGCAGTTGCGAAAGAGCAAGCGCCTTTTGATTCTCGATCTTCAAACATCAGTAACCACCTCACAGTGCCCTTGGAGGGCAATTCGTGTAGGTCGAGTGAGACCCATCTCTCTCTTTCCTCCAGTAGGTACTCTGATCACCTCAGTGTTGGTGATATGGATGCTGCGGTTATATCCAGCCATGTAAAATTAAATGAGGCAGAAAATGAGGATCCAACTCTCGCGGACTACATAAGCCGATTCAAACAAGTTGGAAAACATATGGAAAAACTGGAGAAAGAGCTAAGCGATCTCGATATTGCGGCAATCCTTGACCAAAACATGAGGCAAGCCGAAGAGTGGCGAAAAATATTTGAGTTTGAGCCACTAAGCCAGCTTTTGACTGAACAGCCCAATGTGGAGTCTATCTACACGATTTACATCAATAAATTGCACCAGCAGCGACAAGAAGTGATGCTAACAAAGTTAGGAGATTTACAAGAGAAAGTCATAGCTCCTTTGACTCTAGCCAAGCAAAGTTCTAAAATGATACAATCTAAGATTCAGGACCTGaaggagctgaaaaaggaTTACATGTCGTTTTTGGGGTCGAAAGACGCACGCAGCATTAAATTCAAACTGATCGCAAACCATTTCCAAAGCACTCAAAGGGAGCTTTTGGACGGCATCCCCAAGTACCTGGATTTGATCTCTCAGTTCACAATATTATTGATGCGGTCCTACAATCAAATCATGATGAAATACATGGAGATTCTGAGCGGCGGAAAACGCTTGTTGACGCGGGAATTGCaaatgcttgaaaaaggcgaAAGAGAACAGGGTGACAACTTCGACATTCTACAGTCCTTTGCGTCCTCGAGATTTTACACGAAACAACTAATTCATGAAAATTGGAACTGTCATGGTAGAGCTGTAGAGAGTAGGGTTGTCCGAAAGCTGTTTGAGATATAA